Below is a window of Prionailurus viverrinus isolate Anna chromosome A1, UM_Priviv_1.0, whole genome shotgun sequence DNA.
GATTTTCACGCACTGTCTATTTCTGGACATTCCTGTTATTAATTCAACATCATTCCCCCCTAAATGGCCAATTTATTTCACCACAGGTAGAACACTGCCATAAGGTGTCACTGGTGGCTGCCTTATTATATTCAGGAGGAAAAACACTTAGTCCTTGAGAGGAAACATGTCATTAGAGCCTACTCTCATTTTATTTGTGGTCTAAATAGTATCACTACTCTTTTGCAATCAAAACAGGCCAGTGTATTTATAGCACCGGAACAGGGCCCTGACTTTGTGAAGGTTAACTATGCTAATGACTTGTGTTGTCGTAGTCAATCAGGTCTATGAACATGAAGTCCCGGCAATAACAGTTAGATCaaataatatagtttttattcttatttctctaataaatgaagaaacattttcttttcttttctttttttttgagagcgcaCCTgcatgcgtgagcaggggaggggcacagggagagggagagagaaccccaagcaggttccccgctcagtgtggagctcgatgcagggtttgatctcaagaccgtgagatcatgacctgagccaaaatcaagagtcagatgtttcaccgactgagccacccaggcactctgaaaaACCATTTTCTTTAGTAGTgagcttacatttttaaatttgtcataAACAATTCTTTGCAtctaatttacattattttatttaattaatttattaaaaatttttttctatttatttatttttgagagagagcgtgggagcaagggaggggcagacagggagacacagaatccgaggcaggctccaggctccaagctgtcagcacagagcccaatgtggggctcgaactcaggaactgtgagatcacgacctgagccaagtgggatgcttaactggctgagccacccaggtgccccaaatctatgttattttaaataaactaaaaacattgTCATAttgtctccaaagaagaaaagaattaggATGTCAGGGGCCTTTGCACCAAGTTAAGGTTCATCTCATTCTTCACTTTGAGAAAACTTACTTACAGCAAGACATAGAAACAATATCTAGAACAAGCAACACGTACAGTGTGTAATGTTGCCAACAGACAAAGCACTTaagccaagaagagagaaattataCTTACAAATGGAATCCTGATTCCAAATTTGCTGTGGAATGTCATGGTGACTTTGTTTTTATGTCCTGTTCTTTGATCAAAGGCGTGGCATGTATCAAAAGGCGGGCTGTACAAGTGAAGGCTGACGGCAGGCTCTGTATGGCTGATATTCTCTACTCGATGTAAACCAATGGAATCTATACAATACCcaaaaaggaaaagcagatgaAGGAGCTTAAATGACAAGTGCAGGTGAAAATCTGTCATCCTCCTAAGACCGTAAATCAATTTGATAAGGCTGGAATTAACAGAAATTACTCACTAGGGACTTTCCAGTTTAAGATAATAAGTGACATGTACTCTACTTTCCTGAAATCCCTCTACAATTACacctgaagaattttaaaaaggcatcaatccacaaagacaaaaaaaaaaaaaaaaaaagggacaagaTAAAGCATCAATAAAAGTTTGAGAGCTTGAAAGAAGATGAATAGCTTTAccaaggacagaaagagaaagccttAGCTACCCATGGGGAGAGCCAAAAATTAACCTGACATCTATCCTGATatcatatctatatctacatatctacatatctatatacacacaatatatatatgtaaatgaaccTCACTGTTAtctttaaaaagagtttttttcattttttagagagacagagaatgagtggggaaggggacagagagggagacacagaatccgaagcaggctccaggtgctgagctgtcagcacagagtctgacgaggggcttgaactcatggactgcgagatcatgacctgaagttggacgcttaatcgactgagccacccaggcgccccataacctCACTTATATCTTGAtatcataaatatgtatacataaatatataatctgTATCTAAATCTGTATCTGGCTCAAAAGCTTAGGGACTGGCAGCACAGACACTTCTGGAAATGAGGATGAAGGCATGGCTAAAAATTCAAGACCTGGTTGAAAAGCCTATTTAAGTAGAGGCTCAGATCTCTTTTACCACTTTTCCCCCATTCCCCAGAGTAGAAGTCTGAGATCTCTAGTCTAGAAGGAGTAGAATACATGAACTCAGGACTGGTGAAAAACAAGTGACTTAACATACTGAATGGTGAGATCCCTGCTTTCTTCACCACCTAGCTGCAGGAATGCTGCCAGACAGGATTGTTTTCTCAGCCAGTGGAGGGTGGAAATTTGAAGCAGCTTCTCAGAGAATCTGATTGGCTCCAGAATAAAGCTCTTAAAGACACTGCCATTGGCTGTTCGTCAAGGAAAAAGCTCTGCCAGATTATTCTAGAGTGAAGGCCAGTTGACAGACACCATTCTTGTGTTCAGAGCTatcagttaacttttttttttttgtccctggTTTTCAAATATTAGCCCACAGCCAAGGCCCCTAGATATTTGAGCAAGATCTCTAGTAttggagcacgtgggtggcttagtgggttaagcatccaacttccactcaggtcatgatctcagagttcatgagtctgagctctgCATCGTAGGGCTCTATGCTaaaaacagctcagagcctgaaggtgcttcagattctctgtcctcctctccctctgcccctcccccgcttgctctctgtctctcagaaattaatttaaaatgttcaaaaaaaaaaaaaaaaaaaagatctctagTATTAAAAAGGGCCAGAGcaaacctcccaaaaaacaacCTGAACAAACACTACTCAGgagaagactttaaaaaaatcagacaacCAGTTCAGGAGGTTTCCTAACTGAGCAACAGGAGTTTCAGAAATAGAACGAAACCAAACCCCAAAGAAATAACCTGAAAATATTTCCTGGATTAGAAGGACAGAGGTTTCCAGAATGAAAGAACCCACGGAGTACCCAACACAATGACTGGGAGTCGTGAAACAAGGGACATGACTGTAATGCTTGGGACAGGAAAAGATACCAAAAGAGAAGATTCCAaagtttctagaaagaaaaaaatagtttcatggAATGATTTAAGAATCAGAGTGGCAGCAGGCTTTCACAAAGACGACTGGAAACTAAAAGTCAAGGGATTACCTTTCATAGTTCTGGGAGAAGATTCTAGGCCCTAATTCCATATCAATCATGTTGTAACGATGGACTATAGAGACTTTCAGGTGAATGAGGTCTCAGAAATTTACTTTCCACGAACCCTTTCTCACCAAGGGAGATGAGATTGAGGAGATGTTCCACCAAAATAAGGGCATGAACCAAGAAGGAAGCAGACAGCATATTAGGAAATAAGGGTATCAGcaaaaggaggaaacagagggaaAGACTGAATGATGTGAAGGTACTCCAGGATGACAGCTGAGCCCTGGCTCGGAAACAAACCAATTCAACCTGAAGCAAGTCTAGGGGccctgggggagaggaaggaaggtagagaggaaggatggaaggaaggaagaaaggaaggaaggaaggaaggagaaaaggaaggaaggagaaagagaagacaaaaacaatttaaaaatatgttgagaagAAATTTATAGTTAGGATAGAGTTTAAAGAATAATCAAGGAAGGAATTCAGGGTAATTTGTGTCATTAATGTAGGCATCCAATTTGGTGCCTATTTTATGATTTGTGATTCATGATCTGGCTCCACGAGCTTGcgagagagaacagaaaagccTTTAAGCAGAAGACTGAAGTTCTCCTCCTGGCCAGATAATAGCCAAGACCGCCTTCCCCCAGCTCACAACTTCTGGGATCTTCAGCAGCTTTCCTCACTTCCAAAAATGGGACATAATTCTCACAGGTGCAACCTCTTTGGTTCTATAGCTTACTGCTCATAAGACGCTGGCTTAAGAACAATCTTGAACACAAGTTCCACCTTCTTAAGGAATGACTGTCCCTTATGcaaattattatttgtttctacAGGTGCACATGCGTATGCTACCCAATGCAAGCTGTACAACCCTGCAAGCACAGACCCCACAAATCCTAGCCACCATCCTTTAGAGAAACCCTGGAAACTCCTGTCTAATACCTATTGTTAACAATCccagcatccatccatccatccatccgtccgtccatccatctgcctctgcctcctttcctttATGCCCATGGGGTACCATCTTTCACAATAACCTTGAATCCTTCCCGGTGGTAGTTATGGACGCCAGACATGTCTACCATGTGCCTTTACGATAAGTAATTTGGTCTCCTTGTCccagttttctctttcctccacccTGTGTTGCATACTGCTACGGAATCCATCAAGACACTCCTGACAGAATTCTACTGACCAAAGCGGGCTCTTACATCAGCAGGTCGTGGGAGGCCCAGGCCCTGATCTCACTTTACTCTCCTACTACTCCTGTCCAAGCCCactgtcccttcttccctctggcaaGACCATTCCTGAACAGTTTTCATTCTTTGCAATCATtgtgcctcccctgccctcacacTGTTCCCTGTGCAGGAAACATCCTTCCCGCTGACCACTATTCACCTGCACCCCTTCTCCTGCGTCTGTAAAAATCAAAGGTTGAATTTTTGAGGCCTTTGCTCTTACGGGAAATTCATCCACAGACCCATTCAGCTTATCCCACCCAATATTTTACCAATTGGCAACATTTCCCATAAAAAGGGGAATTTCCCACTTTGgtggaaaaagaaatcagaacaaaGGGCTGGAAACGGACGGCGGCCACTGCCCCTTGGACAGTGTGGCTTGCACACACCAGTACCCCAGCCTTATTCCTGCCCTGCATCCACTCACTGCTTGGCTCTGGTAGGTTCTGCATCAAAGACCCTTGAAAAAAGCTTGCTTATTCTTTAAGATCTAATCTAGTTTTGTAGACTCTGTGACTCCAGCTGAAAGTATTTATTCTGAAAGGCTCTGGGCTTTATTGTGAGTGATAGAGGCAACAAAATCGCTCTGGGAAATCTGGTGTGCCTTATACATACAGCAAGCCTCAAATAAAAGCTTCCGGTCACCTAAGAAACGAACATCTCTGTGTTTTGTGAATGCGAGAGAAAAGTTCCCATACAATCTGACCTTTGTAACTGGCTTGCATTCTTAAACTAATGAACAAATTCTGGCCAAGTATTAAAGCCAAAATGGGACTTTAAGATATAAGAAGaaaggaggcgcctgggtggctcagttggttaagccacagactcttggttttggctcaggtcacagtttcacggttcgtgagttcgagccccacaacaggttctgcgctgacagtgcttgggattctctctctccttctctcaaaataaataaatacacttaaaaaaaaaaaagatacaagaagCACCTACATGACCAGAAAATctctgtcatattttacatcattgGGATAGTATCCCAATTAAGAGTATGGTCTTTGGAATCGAATggcttgagttcaaatcctgacttgcACTAAGAGCTGAGGGACCTTGGCTGCATTACTTATTCTTTCTATGTGTTGGCAATCTCATCTATAAATGGGAATTAAAAATGATCTCCTATAATCATTAACAGGCTATTTGGAAAGTTACTATCCTCTTTAGAAATAtgatgttaggggcacctgggtggctcagtcagttaaatgtctgaactcggctcaggtcgtgatctcgtggtttgtgaggtccaccccgcgtcaggctctgtgctgacagctcagtgcctggagcctgcttcggattctgtgtctccttctctctctgtccacacccccaccctctgctcacactgtctctctctttctctctctctcaaaataaataaataaacaacattaaaaaaaaatacagatgttaaTCACAGACTGTTCTTGAAAAGCATTTGGCTCTGCCAAATCACctttaggaaaaagaatgaattcttggtTAGAGAGCTAGAAATCACTGCTAAATAACGTGCTTTGTAAAAGCTCCCTTGAGAATACTCTTAAGTATgctgtatacattttataaacaACAAGGACTCACATTTCTAATTGTTTCCAGAACGTTTCTAACACAAAGACTAATATTTTCCACATAGCCTCACTCCCTTATTAAAACAATCTACTTTTGTAAATTCATATTCGATTCTAACTGTCCTAAGACTTGGCAGGAAATGCCTTTTCAGTGGACGCTAATCTACGtgcatatattttgaataagTGATTCCAATTCAGAcgcaaaactttaaaaacaaaaccaactgcTTTTTAGGCCATTTTCCAAGTATCTGAAGTCACGACTCCATGATCCAAATTCGGCTGTACATGTGCAAGTAAGCAATATTGCAGATGGGGGTTCAAGGCTTTTCCCGCTCGCCCTTCAAGAAAGAAAGGTGTTGGATGTTACCGTTGATGTAGGCACACTGGTTTTCTCTCAAGATTCTTTCAGACTTCTTGATCATCTCGTTGGACTTTTTGTCAGGCCAGGCAAATAATGTCTCCTTTAGATTTCCCTGAAGCATCTTCAGAAAGCAGTGGGAGTCAGTGTGATCATGGATGCTGCTATAT
It encodes the following:
- the CDO1 gene encoding cysteine dioxygenase type 1 isoform X1; the protein is MEQTEVLKPRTLADLIRILHQLFAGEEVNVEEVQAVMEAYESDPTEWAVYAKFDQYRYTRNLVDEGNGKFNLMILCWGEGHGSSIHDHTDSHCFLKMLQGNLKETLFAWPDKKSNEMIKKSERILRENQCAYINDSIGLHRVENISHTEPAVSLHLYSPPFDTCHAFDQRTGHKNKVTMTFHSKFGIRIPFTVSGSLENN
- the CDO1 gene encoding cysteine dioxygenase type 1 isoform X3, which gives rise to MILCWGEGHGSSIHDHTDSHCFLKMLQGNLKETLFAWPDKKSNEMIKKSERILRENQCAYINDSIGLHRVENISHTEPAVSLHLYSPPFDTCHAFDQRTGHKNKVTMTFHSKFGIRIPFTVSGSLENN
- the CDO1 gene encoding cysteine dioxygenase type 1 isoform X2, which codes for MNLPTSRPGPEVNLNHPEGEGFFAEGQLAIQSFWYTRNLVDEGNGKFNLMILCWGEGHGSSIHDHTDSHCFLKMLQGNLKETLFAWPDKKSNEMIKKSERILRENQCAYINDSIGLHRVENISHTEPAVSLHLYSPPFDTCHAFDQRTGHKNKVTMTFHSKFGIRIPFTVSGSLENN